The following proteins are co-located in the Leptidea sinapis chromosome 30, ilLepSina1.1, whole genome shotgun sequence genome:
- the LOC126973901 gene encoding uncharacterized protein LOC126973901, with protein MASPAENLEEFFPKYNPPIRAHKHTCVGLGIETMKRLKVLENDFPGISKAMMLVSCDENIKDLDDYTTASPGPQGFLIETEKDHVMVCISIRVNGRPGVFLSDLGYHVSRVVTVMADRCYPHTGWFIQSDEPHSRKEYNYQLNLNNSNYVEWHERDTRGSTVNERLSLIYVAKPYLTAINVTEKRNLVWDLRSLLARNPKGHLIAGIYFPVKEKTQQFTIFFDGNNGKQRKKLKFESFLQLQKIPEELVNEVEQCNEQLRLRDGELLSTLNKLATIMADEEYVKELLAINSKVVELSAGH; from the exons ATGGCGTCTCCTGCTGAAAACCTGGAGGAATTTTTCCCGAAGTACAACCCACCTATTCGTGCTCACAAACACACCTGTGTCGGTCTGGGTATTGAGACAATGAAACGCTTGAAAGTCCTCGAGAACGATTTCCCTGGAATATCGAAGGCCATGATGCTGGTGTCGTGTGACGAGAATATCAAAGACCTGGATGATTATACTACAGCTTCTCCGGGTCCTCAAGGTTTTCTGATTGAGACAGAGAAGGATCACGTCATGGTGTGTATCAGCATCAGGGTGAACGGCCGGCCTGGAGTGTTCCTCTCGGACCTGGGATACCATGTATCACGCGTCGTCACTGTGATGGCAGACCGCTGTTACCCACACACAG GTTGGTTTATTCAATCCGATGAGCCTCACAGCCGGAAGGAGTACAACTACCAACTCAACCTGAACAACTCCAACTACGTGGAGTGGCATGAGAGGGACACCAGGGGTTCCACCGTCAATGAACGTCTGTCACTAATCTATGTCGCCAAGCCATATCTTACTGCTATCAACGTTACTGAGAAGAGGAATTTGGTCTGGGATTTAAG GAGTCTTCTGGCCAGGAATCCTAAAGGCCACCTAATTGCGGGTATCTACTTCCCGGTCAAGGAGAAGACTCAACAATTCACGATATTTTTCGACGGCAACAATGGCAAACAACGCAAGAAATTGAAGTTTGAATCTTTCTTACAACTGCAGAAG ATCCCAGAAGAGCTTGTCAATGAGGTAGAGCAGTGTAATGAACAGTTGCGGCTGAGGGATGGTGAATTGCTGTCAACCCTGAATAAGCTGGCTACCATCATGGCTGACGAGGAATACGTGAAGGAGCTCCTCGCAATCAACAGTAAAGTTGTTGAGTTATCAGCGggtcattaa